The Salminus brasiliensis chromosome 22, fSalBra1.hap2, whole genome shotgun sequence genomic interval GAACTTGAACTTTTCCAAACACATCACAGTATCACTGTATCAGGTGATCTGCAAGGTAGCATTAAGAAAgtgaatttatttcatttttatggaTTTTAAGCTCTTCTGAAGCACTCACTGAATGGCCTGCTGTAAACTGTCAGGTCCTGGAGATCATGTGTAAAGTGCACAAAATGTAATTTAACAAACTGAAAATAAACTGCTGGCaacagtgactctgctgttttATGAGCATTATATGATAGATGTACAAAGGATATGATAGTCGTTAGTCTCATTATCTATCAAAGTTCTGTAAAAGACTGCcatatttaaaaagcaaaatcACAGTAACTTAATATTGCCCTTTACTGGTAAATGAATTGCCTTAATGTGGGACACCAAAGCTTTATTTGGTGTAGATCTTCCTCAAATAAATGAGTCAATAAAACGCTGGGTTAACACAAGCTGTGAAGGCATGTGATCAAAATCACATGACCTCTCAAATGTCTAATCTTATATTCGGGTGGAGTGATCTTCAACCGGAAGCAATGCAGAGATGTCTGTACAATGTACAAATTATTGTCCAGTATTACTAATAACCATCTATTCAGTGTGCTCTGAAGGCATCTAGATAACCATGTCTGAAAGGTGTCCCATGTTTTCCTCCACTCATAATAATAAACTGTTTGTCAGAGGATACATGGACTATTAATATCCTACAGTTTAGGCCCTGTCTCAGTTGCTCCTGCAACCTCTTTCTCTAAAGGccttcactactgtgttcttgTAAACCTTTGCTTTATTGAAGTGTGACTCAAAGCCTTTAGCAGCCAGAGGGGCTGTTTTATGAAGCTTTCTTTAAGCATGTCAGCATTCTTTCATCTCGGCCAATAAATTGTGTTTGGATTTTTGATGAAAAAGAGCAGAGAATTCACAGCATTATTCATTTCAGCACTATTATATGTAACAACACCAGCTAGCCAGAGTTCTCTACTACTGGCTGTATTAAAATTTCAGACCTTTTCTATGCACTTTATGCATTAAGGACACTGCGGTGCCATGCACTTTTAACATGAGGAAAGCATGGTGAACTTTTGAGCATTTTGATGCTGTTCCTGTTTTCTGTAATCAAGTGCAAAGGTCTTTAACTGCCAGAACACCCTTTCAGTGTTTCAGAAGGAGCTTTTAGGAGTAAACCAGTAACCAATAACAAgaaactagagagagagagagagagagagagagaggagtttgTGACAGCACCTCAGTTTAAAGTCTTTGCTGAGTGCTGTCAGtttacagattttatttttgtctctTGGCTTTCTCTGTACATTCCTTCATCTGTTTGATTTAAAATCGCAAGCGAGAGACGGCTGAGACAGAGAGGCTGCTGTAGACTACAGGTTGCACTCAGTTATGTAACCAGCTACGAGAGCTCACTCTTACCTCTCACAGTCCATGTGGCCTCCTATTCAGCCTTTCTTAACCCTGATTCACTCAGCAGTTTACTCTAGAACACTGACTTACATACAGCGCTGAAGCCAAGGCTGTGGACAGAGGAGACGTGATTATACGTAGAAGCTGCaaatcaaaatgtattttgAAATGTTGAGGTACTGAGTAATGAGACACAGGCTGGTGTTAAGGTTTCAAATTGAGTTGTGCTGAATTTAacttctgcagagagagaagtaCTAAGAGATGATCAGGCATGTTTGTCTCTGGACATATCTTGATGCACTAATTACTGTAACTGGGGTTTGCATGTTTAACCTACGTGGGTGCAAATCAAACTGGAGACCTGTTAATTTAtgactatgttttttttttttttaaataggagGACAAATGTATGCTGTGAATAGAAATGCTCTCCATTATTGCTTATTCATTAACATCAGTATTACATGTAACTCTTATGACCACTGTTGCAGGTGAACTCGTGGAGTGGCTCTATAGAAATTGGTGTGACCGCTCTAGACCCAGCTGCATTAGACTTTCCCAGCAGCGCCACAGGGCTGAAAGGTGGCTCCTGGATTGTGTCGGGCTGTTCGGTACTGAAGGACGGGCGTTCAGTGTTGGAGGAGTACGGCCGTGACTTGGACCAGCTGGGGGAGGGTGACCGAGTGGGGATCCAGCGCAACGGCCGGGGTGAGCTGCATTTGTGGGTCAACGGGCAGGACTGCGGCACAGCTGCCAGCGGCCTACCGTCCCGCCTGTGGGCGGTGGTGGACCTGTACGGGAAGTGTACTCAGGTCACGGTGGTCAGTTGTGAGCCACCACCAGACACAGAAGGGGAAGAACacgaggaagaagaagaggagcgGGAGGAAGAGGTGGCACCGGCATCTCCAGGTGCTCTTATGACGGAGGCCTGCCGTGATCATGAGGACCGGACTGGAGCTTTGGTGCTGCCCACTGTTCCTGCTTTGGCTGCAGTGATGAATGGGTCAGCTGAGGAAGGTAGTGAACTAATAATGCATGCTTTTGGAGAAGGGATGTAAATTTCTGGGCTCACAGCAACTAAATGCCATTATGTATTTTGACCACAATTTAGTTTCTTGAGGGTAGATTCAGACTCTTGAGACAACACTGAATTCACAGCTGTGGCTGCTGGAACTGTTTAGACACTAGCAGAAgactgatgttttatttttgtatttgataATAGTGCAGTAATTTAATTTTGGGCAGCAAAATGCACTGATGAATTTTCCACATCTCTGTATAGTTGCTGTAgttgcttatttaaaaaatgcaattttgGCTTTtataaaatgcattttcacagtttttcctttttatcCTTAGCGCCTGAAGTCACTAGGGGACAGAGCCGACCAGACAAGTTTCCTAACAACTTTGAGTCAGATACTGGTAAGACTAAGCTAATCTGATTTGAATGCAAACATGAATAGTTAGTATAAATGCTTTAGTCAGTTTTGTGATTGATACGGCTTTTCCTTGTCTTACTCTTCTCTCCCGCTTTTTGTTCCTCCTTTAAGTCCTTACGGAGCACCAGTTATTCGATGTGTTCAACAACGCCATTGTATCGCTGTATCGTTCGGAAGGTGAGGGTGGAGAAGACTTGGGGATAGGTTCAGACTCCTCCAGAGGTGGGACAGGAAGTAGCAATGGAGCcagaggagcaggaggaaaTGACAATGGCATCGGAGGCGGTGCCGAAGGTGGAAGCAGCACAAACAACAGTCCATCAGGAAGTTCAGGGGGCACGGCAGGGATGTCAGTGGGCAGCGGTGGTATGACCACCAATGACGCGCTTCTCTTCCATGAGAAATGTGGCACATTGATTAAACtgagcaacaacaacaagacaGCTGAGAGGAGGAGGCCACTGGACGAATTTAATAATGGAGTTGTCATGACCAACCGCCCACTGAGGCACAACGAgatgtttgaggtgtgtttgcatttgttttaaAGGGGAAGAGTGCAAAATGTGGATGAACATGTGTAAAGGTCTGCACTAGGTCATATTGATGTATGAGAGTATCTGGCAATGCAACCGTGTTCTCCAGTGTAACCCAACAATGAGGTGTTTTTAAATGGTGTATGTTGAATATATGGATTAATATCAGCCTACTTTGTGGTAGATTCGCATTGATAAACTGGTGGATAAATGGTCAGGATCTATTGAGATTGGAGtaacaacccacaaccctaaTAATCTGGACTACCCAGCAACGATGACCAACTTGCGCTCAGGTATCTTCTGCTACTAATGTAAAGTTCATTTTCTGGAGACGTTTGACGTTTGTAAAATCATGTATCCCCTAATTTATTCTTGACCTCATTCTTGACTTATGTTTTTGCTGTCAGGTACAATCATGATGAGTGGCTGTGGGATTTTGACCAATGGGAAGGGGACACGTAGGGAGTACTGTGAATTCAGTCTGGATGAGCTTCAGGTACAGTCTCTGATGTGACTATGCATCACATAAACAACCCTATTGCAGTGCTGTCCTAATCTAGTGATTGTGATTGTGTGCTCATTTTTAGGAAGGGGATCATATAGGACTGATGAGGAAAGCCAGTGGAGCACTACACTTCTATATCAATGGCATAGATCAAGGTGAGTAAATTAAGGTTTTACTGATCTGTTTCTTACAATAGTATATGATTTAGTAATTGCCCCCAATCCCCCCAAACTACCAAAATATTTGACTTTTACTACAGAATTGCAGTAATATGCATCTTTTAATCTTTACTGACTTCTAAATACAGGGCTAAAAGCATGTATCtgacacccccaccccccatggTCATATCCTGCCAGGAATATGGCCTATGAGCTGTCCTGGTGTTAGACCCCTATAAACTAATATTAACTCCCTGACATTTGACTTTTGTGTGGAATTTTCAGGTGTGGCTGCTAACCAGACCCCAGGTGTGGTATATGGGGTGGTGGACCTTTATGGCATGGCAGTTAAAGTGACCATCGTCCACAATCACAACCATAGTGACCGTTTACGTCGGAACAACGCCATCATGAGAGCGCTGTCTCCTGACGTTGGGCGGCCTCGTCCTGCCCTCTCATTGACTCCTGACCCAGAAGCCCCGGACCGTTTGCTCTTCCATCCTAACTGCGGCCAGAAGGCAGCCATCATTGGAGACGGCAGGACTGCGCTGCGACCTCAGTAAGGGTTTTTTACTTTCAACAAACCATTtaattgataaaaaaaacttttaattgaTAAATGTGAGTTTAttgtaaaaaacatttacttttattttattatctttaACAGCGCAACAGATGACTTTAATCATGGGGTGGTGCTAAGCAACCGTCCTCTTCATTCCAATGAAGTGTTCCAGGTGCGCATTGACAAAATGGTGGACAAATGGGCAGGGTCTATTGAAATTGGAGTAACAACACATAATCCTGCCTACCTGCAGCTACCCTCGACCATGACCAACCTGCGCTCAGGCAAGATGTCTTACTTTAAAATGATTTTCTGTGCTTACAAGGACATATGCAATATTAAGGACATATGTCTCAAATCAAATTGAAAGTGTAACTAAGTTTAAGCCTCTTTTCTTAAATTAAAAGCTGATTCTAGACTGGGGTTTCAGTGGAGAATTCGTTGTAACAGTGTAAATTAATCCAGCTGTAATGCTAATCATAATATTTATTTAGGGGCCCAGGCTTTCAAGTAATTAGCATGGTGCAGTAGCAGTGAACTTAAATAGCTGTTCATATCTCTTCCACAGGGACATGGATGATGACCGGCAATGGAGTCATGCACAATGGAACAACAATACTGGATGAATATGGGCATAACTTGGACAGACTAAAAGTAAGTACTGTACCATGATACTTACTGTACacactgcagcattttaaatcagtgtttatttactgttaATTTAACATATTCCAGTAAAGTGGCAAATGGTAACCCTATTTTGGAATAGCTTGAATCTCTCAATAGTTATAACCGAGTTTGTTACCAGTTTTGAAGGTTAAAAGCAAATTCATGCTAAcaccacaaaaaaaatattgaagATGTTAGGTGATGGGGCCCATTTAAGATGACCAAAGTCAGGAATGTATGTACCATGAGTAGTCATAAATAATTTCATAATAATACATCTATAATTATTTATCATTCTTGATTAATTTCCAGGAGAAATCAAAGTGACTGTGTTGTCAGATTAGTTAGGATGAAGCAGCTGTACTATAAATATTGAAACAGTAAACCTCAGCAGTGTGGGTATCTCCTTACCCTTGTTCTCTCTGTGCCTCTAGGCTGGAGATACTGTAGGCGTAGTGCGCAAGGATGACGGCAGCTTGCATTTCTTTGTGAATGGAGTGCCTCAGGGGCCAGCAGCCTGGAACGTGCCACCAAGTGTGTACGCAGTAGTAGATCTATACGGACAGGCAGCCCAGGCAACCATCATGGATGACATGGGTAAGAGAAGAGTGGGAGATGTGTGTGGAATGGAGAGGAATGATGTTGAGTGGGTAGATGGAACGGAGATAATAAATAAGGGAATATGGCTGAGAGGAAGGTAACAACATTTATAGAACAATACACCTGACACTTAGTATTTTTCCCTCAGCTGACCTCCCTCCTCTCCCAGATGATAGTTCTGAAGGACCGATGGCCATGTCTCCTGGCAGCCCCTGTTCTGTCACTGGGGCCAGTGCAGCCAGTGACCTGCGCTTCCATCAGCTGCATGGCACTAATGCGGTCATCACTAATGGTGGCCGCACAGCACTCCGGCAGAACTGCCGCAGTGAGTTCAACGATGCCATTGTGATCTCCAACAGGTGTGTTCTAGCAGAAATAATTTTTGGTTTGCTTGATCTCAGACTGTGTACTATCCAGTAATGCAAAATGAGGTTGTCTGTATGTACATTGTGTACTTTTCGAGCAGTTAAACATATTTGTCTGTTTGGTAACAGGTGCCTTCGTGATGGAGAGTTGTTCGAGATTGTAATTCAGAAGATGGTGGACCGCTGGTCGGGCTCAATAGAGGCGGGTGAGTTAAATTTGCTGACAACACAGCAGGGACTCATCTGTTCCAGTATCAGTGCTCCAGTTAAATTCTACAacatacactatttgtccaaatgtttgtggacaccctttctaatgaacgcattcagctactttaagttgcacccatcgctgacacagatttgcaaatggacacacacagctcctccaGTAAAGAAGTACAgtctatagaataggactctctggagcatatacacatgaacctattggcaccatgcctaatgccaggcgtaggctagagggttataacgcccaccagcattgagctgtggagcagtggaactatgttctcaggaatgatggtacTCCAACCAATCCAGGGTTGGGGAttaggtggagtggtgatcatccaacatcctgacctcactaattcagcttatgtcactgaatgcaatcaaatcctcacctaTATGCaccagtagatatggacagtagagaccgttattccaacaaaagcagaaaaaactCTTTCTTGCTTGTCCTTCACATCAGTTCATTTCCAGCCAGTGTAGACCAGTGCAAAACAGAGAAATCAGCACAATTCAGTGCAAGTCTGCCAGGGAGAATGGATGTAAAACACCTcttaaaaagcagtccaggtctGGAGGTTAGAAAAGCTGCCCAATGTGACTGGAAGGTTGGCGGTTCCCCTGAACCAACAGGACACGTCTGAAGTGAGCACCTTGAGCGCTTAACCCCCCAACAGCTTTCAGGGTACTGCAGTAAGAGCTGCTCACTTCTTTGTGCTTACTGTCCCTTAGTGTGAGTGTGCTcactagtgctagtgctagctgAAGTGCTTAAATACCTGTGCAATcagcatttaatttttttaaagatgttctTATAAGTAATACATTTTGACATTGGAAAGCATGATGATCTGTATGACAAATTTGATAAGTGATGAATGATAAGGTGGTTTTGTAAGACACTGTATCCATGACAGTTTTTCTGAATGCGGTCAGAGTAACAGTGTGTTTTTGAATAGTTTTTTCCTTCCACTTGGTGCTAGAATAAAAAAGTTCAATGTTTTGTCAATGTATTGTAGGAGTCACTGCCATCAGACCAGAGGAGCTAGAGTTTCCCAACACCATGACTGACATCGACTATGACACCTGGATGCTGAGGTAGGTTTGGCATTTACTTTGTTTGTCTCTGTTTACTCACTCTTTACAGTCCCAACCAGCTACCAAAAAATCTCCACCTTTTATCTCTTATACTTTTCCCATCACCTTTTCTTACATCCACATGTGATCCTGTTCTCCAATCTTTTCTTTGTTCTATCTCATTGCAGTGGCACGGCAATCATGCAGGATGGAAACACCATGCGGAATAACTATGGCTGTGATCTGGACTCTCTAAGCACAGGCTCCAGGATTGGAATGATGCGGACAGCCTCAGGAGATCTGCACTACTACATAAACGGAGTGGATCAAGGAGTGGCTTGTACCGGACTGCCACCAGGTAAAGGTGAATGGAACCAGTTTATCCAGCTCTTCAAATCATGATTCCATTGCTATTTAAGTACAAAACGGTGAACGTTGTAaacctcttttttttgttgttattatttctttatCAGAGGTGTATGCAGTGATCGATCTATATGGCCAGTGCGTGCAAGTGTCCATCACTAGCTCATCTGGTCCTCTGGACAATAGCCTGTGCACCAGTAATATCACAGAAAAGAGTTTTCCCATACATTCGCCAGGTAGTGTGCCGATGGGTGAGCATGGTGTGCTCAAGCACTGAGCATTTTAAGGACTTAAATCATTGATCTCCGTTTTGTTGACTGAAGAGAGAAATATTGTAGTTTTGGTAAAGATTCACTCAAATAGCTGAATACACTTTCACTGTAAATATGTAAGTATTATTACTGTGTTACATATATTGTCATGTTTAGGTGTCATGcttgtctttctgtctccctctagtGGCAGGTGTGGCTCATCGCCTACACAACAAACATGGGAAAAACGTGGTGTTACTAGGAGATGGTTGTCAGGCAGTCAGGGTGGGAGGTTATGCTCACGGAATTGTCTTCAGTGCAAAGGAGCTCAAGACAGATGAACTGTTCGAGGTGAGTACTGGTTGGAGAAGAAGAGCTGCACACTAGCTTTTTGTGAAGTTAGATGAGGTAAGAGCTAATGACAAAAACTCTCTTGTGCTGGGATAAGCTCAAACGCAACATGGTGTTGGGGCAGCTACAGCAGCCTGATAAagaatttaaattaaatgaaacattcattttattaatataatttaattaaaagttaattttatgttgttttttacgtttaataattatttttctttacctataaatacacacagatTTATTTCCTGTCGGCATAGCCATTTCTACAGACATTCATGTTTGTCATTGATCTGAGAAGCACATACTAGGATTGTTGGATTGGAATGCAATAATGAGTTTTTACTAAATTTGAAATTAAAATAAGTTTCATATTTGGACTAGTGGTTGCAATCAAACATTCAGAAACAAGTTCCTATCTTTTCAAAGCTTTGGATATATCAATCCAATTTGTACCCGTTTATACAGATTATACAGATAGCTAGGTCATAAGCATTGATAAGCAGAAacacattcattttttaaattctaTATGTCCTTCTGCTACAAATAAGTGCTGCTGTGACCAGTATGGTCAAAAAAACGGCCAAACTGGATGAATTGGGACATGGATTTAACtaagacttttatttttaattattcaaaCTTCCCATACAAACTATATATTGAAATAATGTACCTGTCAACCTCAAACTTCAGTAAGACctcatgtgagtgtgtgttctttctttctgctgCTCCCCCTCCTGTTTGTATCCCTGTATATCTGTttaaaacaaagtaaaaaacaaaaagcagttGACTTCCTTGCCAACTGTACTTCTCTTCCAGCTGGTACCTTTGTACCCTCAGCACCCGCAAATGATCAAAATGTAAATAACTTGTCCCCTTAGTCATACATCTTTGTTAGAGGTTTTGTAGTAGTGCTATCTTCTCTCCCATTACAGGTGAAGATCAATGAGGTGGATGAGCAGTGGTCTGGCTCGCTCCGCATTGGCTTGACAACCCTGCAGCCTCCTGACCTGCCTTCCTGTCCCCTCAGCGGCCTCTCACCCTCGCTCACTCAGCTCAGGTCAAAAGTCACTTGGCTGCTTGCTGGTTCAGAGGTCAGGCGCAACGGTGTGCTGCAGAGGCAAAACTATGCCTGCTCCCTGGACCGACTAACGGTGAGTAAGTGAGAGAGGCAGTGAGCAAGTAAGGTGTTGGATTGCAAATCCAGAAATAAATAGAACAGCAAGGTCATTTTAGATAAACAAGCAAGACAGGACTGTCATGCATTAATACAACAATCATTTTCTTTGGGCTGTTGCAGGTAGGGAACCGTGTCGGAGTGAAGAGATGCAGTGATGACACAATGCACATTTTCATTGATGGAGAGGATATGGGACCAGCAGCTACTGCTGTGGCTAAGGTATACACTAGGACAGTTACACCTTTTATGGTTCAGGATTGTTAAACTGGAGTCATTCCATCATGTCTGTATGTTGCTGTCTGTCCCAGAATGTATATGCAGTGCTGGATTTGTATGGGAAGGTGACAGCACTGTCCATTGTCAGCTCCACGGTAGTAGAGGACACTGAGAGTGTGAAGGCTCCCTCACTCTCATCCGACAGCTGCAGTGAGGGAGAGGAGGACACCACTCCGGTCAGTAAAGGGGTTTAAACTGTCGAATCTGACTTGAGTTAAATTACACgctgtattttgtgtgtgattGTTCTCTGTCTCATTATTGGGGACAGTGTGAAAATGAGCCTGCCCTGGTTCCCATGTCAATGGCCTTTTTGGAGAATCATGGGAAGAACATCCAGCTGTCCAACCAAAACCTGACTGCTGCCCGAGTGTCCAGCTATAACCAAGGCCTGCTGGTCACAGCACAAGCTCTACCCCGCCAGCAGCTTttccaggtgtgtgtttgtgcttgcaATATTATTCTTAGAACCTGCATACATAACAGCCTGATGGGGTAAACCTTTACTGATATTCGCTCTGAAGTGTATTTGAACCACTGACACTGTTTGCCTCGCATCCCTCTGTTCAGTTTCAAATAGACAGGCTGAACTCATCCTGGACGTCCTCTTTGTCGCTGGGTGTGATTGGTCACTCTCCTGATCGCCTCAACTTCCCCTCTACGGCCTGCTGCCTTAAACGCTCCGTCTGGCTGCTACAGCGAGACTCTGTCTTCCACAACTCACTGAAGGTCTTTCTaactttcctttccttttttttggaaAGAGAGCATGCATAATGCTCTCTTGGTGTACTTTTGCTTTTTTAAGTTTTAGTttgtttcctttctttctcagaTCTGTGAGAACTATGGGCCAAACTTGGACACATGTCCTGAAGGGACAGTGCTCGGGGTTCTGGTGGATGCAAATGGCTGTCTCCACCTATATGTGAATGGGATGGATCAGGGAGTGGCAGCCCAGGACATCCCCAGCCCCTGCCACCCCCTCATCGACCTTTACGGACAGTGTGAACAGGTGAACAGGTTTTGCcctacaaaaacactgtatacaAATACAGCCTTTCCATAAATGTTGTGTATATATCTCATGGCTGTGTTCCAAAACCACCCCTAATTGGCCTGCTTTCCCTCAAGGCTGTAATGCACAATAGATCCTTCCCAGTCTAGCAGTCTCCAATCTTGTGACTGTAAACCTAAAACCCATTTAATCCAGCCAGACATTGAGCCTAAGTGGCCATTGCCTACCATTTCAGCCTGTCTGCAGGAAATTTGACTGTCTTTGCTGTTGTCTTCTCAGGTTACTATAGTGACCAACCATGTGCCGGCAGTGGGTGCAGAGAGCAGTGATGTGCGTTGCCAAGGCGACATGGAAAAGGCTGACATGGTGGATGGTGAGTGGGCCCAGGTCCGGCTTTAGACTGGATGCTGAAGCTTAGACctttgtagattttttttttcagtgaagTGGCATTTCATCTGCAGAATTTCATACgtaaatacttaaataaaagCTTACTTTGCCCTTTTTTGTGTCCCTTTTTGCAGGAATAAAGGAAAGTGTATGTTGGACGCCTCCTCCTGAGGTGAACCCCAATAAGACTTGCGAGTA includes:
- the neurl4 gene encoding neuralized-like protein 4 isoform X4 — its product is MAAELHPRSGKLIGLSNSNRTAQRNQPVQEFNHGLVLSREPLRDRDVFTVRIDKKVNSWSGSIEIGVTALDPAALDFPSSATGLKGGSWIVSGCSVLKDGRSVLEEYGRDLDQLGEGDRVGIQRNGRGELHLWVNGQDCGTAASGLPSRLWAVVDLYGKCTQVTVVSCEPPPDTEGEEHEEEEEEREEEVAPASPGALMTEACRDHEDRTGALVLPTVPALAAVMNGSAEEAPEVTRGQSRPDKFPNNFESDTVLTEHQLFDVFNNAIVSLYRSEGEGGEDLGIGSDSSRGGTGSSNGARGAGGNDNGIGGGAEGGSSTNNSPSGSSGGTAGMSVGSGGMTTNDALLFHEKCGTLIKLSNNNKTAERRRPLDEFNNGVVMTNRPLRHNEMFEIRIDKLVDKWSGSIEIGVTTHNPNNLDYPATMTNLRSGTIMMSGCGILTNGKGTRREYCEFSLDELQEGDHIGLMRKASGALHFYINGIDQGVAANQTPGVVYGVVDLYGMAVKVTIVHNHNHSDRLRRNNAIMRALSPDVGRPRPALSLTPDPEAPDRLLFHPNCGQKAAIIGDGRTALRPHATDDFNHGVVLSNRPLHSNEVFQVRIDKMVDKWAGSIEIGVTTHNPAYLQLPSTMTNLRSGTWMMTGNGVMHNGTTILDEYGHNLDRLKAGDTVGVVRKDDGSLHFFVNGVPQGPAAWNVPPSVYAVVDLYGQAAQATIMDDMADLPPLPDDSSEGPMAMSPGSPCSVTGASAASDLRFHQLHGTNAVITNGGRTALRQNCRSEFNDAIVISNRCLRDGELFEIVIQKMVDRWSGSIEAGVTAIRPEELEFPNTMTDIDYDTWMLSGTAIMQDGNTMRNNYGCDLDSLSTGSRIGMMRTASGDLHYYINGVDQGVACTGLPPGKEVYAVIDLYGQCVQVSITSSSGPLDNSLCTSNITEKSFPIHSPVAGVAHRLHNKHGKNVVLLGDGCQAVRVGGYAHGIVFSAKELKTDELFEVKINEVDEQWSGSLRIGLTTLQPPDLPSCPLSGLSPSLTQLRSKVTWLLAGSEVRRNGVLQRQNYACSLDRLTVGNRVGVKRCSDDTMHIFIDGEDMGPAATAVAKNVYAVLDLYGKVTALSIVSSTVVEDTESVKAPSLSSDSCSEGEEDTTPCENEPALVPMSMAFLENHGKNIQLSNQNLTAARVSSYNQGLLVTAQALPRQQLFQFQIDRLNSSWTSSLSLGVIGHSPDRLNFPSTACCLKRSVWLLQRDSVFHNSLKICENYGPNLDTCPEGTVLGVLVDANGCLHLYVNGMDQGVAAQDIPSPCHPLIDLYGQCEQVTIVTNHVPAVGAESSDVRCQGDMEKADMVDGIKESVCWTPPPEVNPNKTCEYQALCSRFKELLTLPDGYFNEDAKYNLCYCESCHKLRGDEAYYKRGEPPRDYALPFGWCRFALRIKPHCEVSNTFKKWHIAYHGTSVGSLRRALDHSQLLAAESSSVFSASPVKVEGHGSYGEPEENSAPEREIPRVRLSPTMRYSGLEVFAPKVQFRDPRSLRCHHAQVGFQVCVRPGSYKVGPQSLGVSESLDPRFSNTEIEWITKEKGGTLLYGLLIRVE
- the neurl4 gene encoding neuralized-like protein 4 isoform X2, translating into MAAELHPRSGKLIGLSNSNRTAQRNQPVQEFNHGLVLSREPLRDRDVFTVRIDKKVNSWSGSIEIGVTALDPAALDFPSSATGLKGGSWIVSGCSVLKDGRSVLEEYGRDLDQLGEGDRVGIQRNGRGELHLWVNGQDCGTAASGLPSRLWAVVDLYGKCTQVTVVSCEPPPDTEGEEHEEEEEEREEEVAPASPGALMTEACRDHEDRTGALVLPTVPALAAVMNGSAEEAPEVTRGQSRPDKFPNNFESDTVLTEHQLFDVFNNAIVSLYRSEGEGGEDLGIGSDSSRGGTGSSNGARGAGGNDNGIGGGAEGGSSTNNSPSGSSGGTAGMSVGSGGMTTNDALLFHEKCGTLIKLSNNNKTAERRRPLDEFNNGVVMTNRPLRHNEMFEIRIDKLVDKWSGSIEIGVTTHNPNNLDYPATMTNLRSGTIMMSGCGILTNGKGTRREYCEFSLDELQEGDHIGLMRKASGALHFYINGIDQGVAANQTPGVVYGVVDLYGMAVKVTIVHNHNHSDRLRRNNAIMRALSPDVGRPRPALSLTPDPEAPDRLLFHPNCGQKAAIIGDGRTALRPHATDDFNHGVVLSNRPLHSNEVFQVRIDKMVDKWAGSIEIGVTTHNPAYLQLPSTMTNLRSGTWMMTGNGVMHNGTTILDEYGHNLDRLKAGDTVGVVRKDDGSLHFFVNGVPQGPAAWNVPPSVYAVVDLYGQAAQATIMDDMADLPPLPDDSSEGPMAMSPGSPCSVTGASAASDLRFHQLHGTNAVITNGGRTALRQNCRSEFNDAIVISNRCLRDGELFEIVIQKMVDRWSGSIEAGVTAIRPEELEFPNTMTDIDYDTWMLSGTAIMQDGNTMRNNYGCDLDSLSTGSRIGMMRTASGDLHYYINGVDQGVACTGLPPGKEVYAVIDLYGQCVQVSITSSSGPLDNSLCTSNITEKSFPIHSPGSVPMVAGVAHRLHNKHGKNVVLLGDGCQAVRVGGYAHGIVFSAKELKTDELFEVKINEVDEQWSGSLRIGLTTLQPPDLPSCPLSGLSPSLTQLRSKVTWLLAGSEVRRNGVLQRQNYACSLDRLTVGNRVGVKRCSDDTMHIFIDGEDMGPAATAVAKNVYAVLDLYGKVTALSIVSSTVVEDTESVKAPSLSSDSCSEGEEDTTPCENEPALVPMSMAFLENHGKNIQLSNQNLTAARVSSYNQGLLVTAQALPRQQLFQFQIDRLNSSWTSSLSLGVIGHSPDRLNFPSTACCLKRSVWLLQRDSVFHNSLKICENYGPNLDTCPEGTVLGVLVDANGCLHLYVNGMDQGVAAQDIPSPCHPLIDLYGQCEQVTIVTNHVPAVGAESSDVRCQGDMEKADMVDGIKESVCWTPPPEVNPNKTCEYQALCSRFKELLTLPDGYFNEDAKYNLCYCESCHKLRGDEAYYKRGEPPRDYALPFGWCRFALRIKPHCEVSNTFKKWHIAYHGTSVGSLRRALDHSQLLAESSSVFSASPVKVEGHGSYGEPEENSAPEREIPRVRLSPTMRYSGLEVFAPKVQFRDPRSLRCHHAQVGFQVCVRPGSYKVGPQSLGVSESLDPRFSNTEIEWITKEKGGTLLYGLLIRVE